A single region of the Salipaludibacillus sp. LMS25 genome encodes:
- a CDS encoding D-alanine--D-alanine ligase family protein, whose product MKTRVAVIFGGVSVEHEVSVISALQAIQNMNKDKYDIIPLYISKERVWFTGDELLDIENYKNLTSLLQKAQKVVLTRDDEGRVVVQKEPRPRFGKSILHEVDVAFPIIHGTFGEDGVLQGYLELLNLPYVGCDVLSSSTGMDKVIMKNVYRDSGLPILDYLWFYSTQWADDPMAWTKKVKETLDFPVIVKPANLGSSVGISKAENSEELEEAVDLASKFATKIVVEKMVQNMTEVNCSVVGDYEHVEASVCEQVLGSDEFLSYEDKYAGSGAKDSGASKGMEATNRIIPAEIGDDKTKEVQELAKKSFQLLGCSGVSRIDFLIDKDTDHVYINEINTIPGSLSFYLWEPAGKLYPQLLDELIQLALKRERDRSRLMFSIDSNLFSLQKSGGSKGSKTN is encoded by the coding sequence ATGAAAACAAGAGTAGCAGTTATTTTTGGTGGCGTCTCAGTTGAGCATGAAGTGTCGGTCATTTCTGCACTTCAAGCCATTCAGAATATGAATAAAGATAAGTATGACATTATTCCCTTATATATTTCGAAAGAGCGAGTTTGGTTTACAGGTGACGAATTATTAGATATTGAAAACTATAAAAATCTCACATCGTTATTACAAAAAGCACAAAAAGTAGTGTTAACACGTGATGACGAGGGGCGTGTCGTCGTTCAAAAAGAACCGCGCCCTCGTTTTGGCAAAAGCATCCTGCACGAGGTCGATGTGGCCTTTCCGATTATTCATGGGACATTTGGAGAAGATGGTGTGCTTCAAGGGTACTTAGAGCTATTAAACCTTCCGTATGTTGGTTGCGATGTCTTATCATCTAGCACGGGTATGGATAAAGTCATTATGAAAAATGTTTATCGCGATTCTGGATTGCCAATTCTTGATTATCTCTGGTTCTATAGTACGCAATGGGCTGATGACCCGATGGCTTGGACGAAAAAGGTAAAAGAAACGCTTGATTTCCCGGTTATAGTAAAGCCAGCTAACCTCGGTTCGAGCGTGGGAATAAGTAAAGCAGAGAACAGTGAAGAACTTGAAGAGGCGGTCGATTTAGCAAGTAAGTTTGCCACGAAAATTGTCGTGGAAAAAATGGTGCAAAACATGACTGAAGTTAATTGCTCTGTTGTTGGGGACTATGAACACGTGGAAGCATCAGTCTGTGAACAAGTACTAGGTAGTGATGAATTTCTCTCTTATGAAGATAAATATGCAGGCAGCGGCGCAAAAGACAGCGGTGCAAGTAAAGGGATGGAAGCAACGAACCGTATTATACCTGCAGAGATTGGTGATGACAAAACGAAGGAAGTCCAGGAACTGGCCAAAAAGTCATTTCAGCTTCTTGGATGTAGTGGCGTGTCACGTATTGACTTCCTAATAGATAAAGACACCGATCATGTTTATATTAATGAAATTAATACGATTCCAGGTTCACTCTCCTTCTATTTATGGGAGCCGGCAGGCAAACTATATCCACAGCTGCTTGATGAACTCATTCAACTAGCTTTGAAACGTGAGCGTGACCGCAGTCGCTTAATGTTTTCGATTGATTCAAATCTCTTTTCATTACAAAAGAGCGGAGGCTCTAAAGGTTCAAAAACAAACTAG
- a CDS encoding DeoR/GlpR family DNA-binding transcription regulator, producing the protein MLTYERHEAILQMLKKQKIAKLAELVDETGASESTIRRDLTILENEKKIKRIHGGASLLKRKVEEPSMVEKQQQFPVEKQQMGEKAASFIKDGDSLFIDAGTSTQAILSNIKAKDVVIVTNGLNIIEEAINLNFRTYVLGGYVKSGTHAFVGKGAVEAIQQFQFDKAFIGTNGVDLSFGYSTPDPEEAQIKHLAIKQSNESFVLADSSKFGDVTFAKFADLNEAVLITTEGEDNEFFNRLEQMVTLEVVKDDDLYSND; encoded by the coding sequence ATGTTAACTTATGAACGACATGAAGCTATTTTACAAATGCTAAAGAAACAAAAAATCGCTAAGCTTGCAGAATTAGTTGATGAAACAGGCGCTTCTGAATCAACGATACGCAGAGATTTAACGATTCTCGAAAATGAGAAAAAAATTAAGCGCATTCATGGTGGGGCTTCACTGCTAAAAAGAAAAGTAGAAGAACCATCCATGGTGGAAAAACAACAGCAATTCCCTGTGGAAAAACAACAAATGGGTGAAAAGGCTGCTAGTTTTATAAAGGATGGAGACAGCTTGTTTATTGATGCAGGGACGTCTACACAGGCCATACTCTCTAACATTAAAGCGAAAGATGTCGTGATTGTAACGAATGGTCTCAATATTATTGAGGAAGCGATTAATCTTAATTTTCGCACGTATGTATTAGGGGGATATGTCAAATCAGGCACCCATGCTTTTGTCGGTAAAGGCGCTGTAGAAGCTATTCAACAATTTCAATTTGATAAAGCATTCATAGGAACAAACGGGGTAGATTTAAGTTTTGGTTATTCCACGCCGGACCCAGAAGAAGCGCAGATTAAACATCTAGCAATTAAACAATCTAATGAATCATTTGTATTAGCAGATTCGTCAAAATTCGGTGATGTGACGTTCGCTAAATTTGCAGATTTAAATGAAGCCGTTCTCATTACGACTGAAGGCGAGGATAATGAATTTTTTAACAGGCTTGAACAAATGGTGACACTTGAGGTGGTGAAGGATGATGATTTATACAGTAACGATTAA
- a CDS encoding PTS fructose transporter subunit IIABC, which yields MRITELLTKETILLDLTSTTKDAVIDELAEKLDTAGKLSDKHLFIKEIHGRESQSSTGIGDGVAIPHAKTKAVKDPAIVFGRSKAGIDYDALDGEKSHLFFMIAASEGANEVHLQALSRLSTLLMDEEFRSTLMEARSNSDVLTAVNKKEKEKLDSVEKETATAPSANRPYFVAVTGCPTGIAHTYMAADGLKDKAKELGYDIKVETNGSDGVRNKLTAQDIERADAVIIAADTEVEKARFSGKKLISAPVTAGIRRPAELLKQAAAGDAKVYQGDSKESGSSNEEDKRPAFYRHLMNGVSNMLPFVVGGGILIALSFFFEDQVEGTLTPFGEILREIGGANAFTLMVPVLAAFIARSIADRPGFAAGMVGGLMASSGDAGFLGGIIAGFLAGYLVVALRKAFAFVPQSLDGIKTILLLPLFGIFSTGLIMYFIVTPLADVQGGLVNWLEGLGTGNIVLLGILLGAMMAIDMGGPINKAAYTFGIAMIAAGNLEPHAAIMAGGMVPPLGIAFATTFFKDKFTKQEKEAGKTNYVLGASFITEGAIPFAASDPGRVIPAIVAGSAVAGGLSMLFGNATEAPHGGAFVILLVNNWPMYIVAILAGAAVTATLLGVLKKKVV from the coding sequence ATGAGGATTACAGAATTATTAACGAAAGAGACGATTTTGCTAGATTTGACGTCAACAACCAAAGACGCGGTCATTGATGAATTGGCGGAAAAACTAGACACTGCTGGAAAGCTAAGTGATAAACATCTTTTTATAAAAGAGATTCATGGCCGTGAAAGCCAAAGCTCCACGGGAATAGGGGATGGCGTGGCTATTCCTCACGCTAAAACGAAAGCAGTAAAAGATCCAGCTATCGTATTTGGCCGCTCAAAAGCAGGCATTGATTATGATGCATTAGATGGCGAAAAAAGTCATTTATTCTTTATGATTGCGGCGAGCGAAGGTGCAAATGAGGTCCATCTTCAAGCACTTTCTCGCCTTTCTACATTGCTTATGGATGAAGAATTTCGCAGCACATTAATGGAAGCGCGTTCAAATTCAGATGTTCTAACTGCAGTGAATAAGAAAGAAAAAGAAAAACTGGATTCGGTAGAAAAAGAAACAGCTACTGCGCCAAGCGCAAATCGACCTTATTTTGTAGCAGTGACAGGATGTCCAACAGGTATTGCCCATACGTATATGGCAGCTGATGGACTGAAAGATAAGGCAAAAGAATTAGGTTATGATATTAAAGTTGAAACAAATGGATCTGATGGCGTCAGAAATAAATTGACTGCTCAAGATATTGAACGGGCTGATGCTGTCATTATTGCAGCAGATACTGAAGTAGAAAAAGCACGATTCTCAGGGAAAAAGCTTATTAGTGCACCGGTAACGGCGGGGATTCGCCGTCCAGCTGAATTGTTGAAACAAGCGGCTGCAGGTGATGCTAAAGTTTATCAAGGAGATAGTAAAGAGTCAGGAAGCTCTAATGAAGAAGATAAGCGTCCAGCTTTTTATCGTCACTTAATGAATGGGGTTTCAAACATGCTCCCATTCGTTGTCGGGGGCGGGATTCTCATTGCCTTATCGTTCTTCTTTGAAGATCAAGTAGAAGGGACATTAACACCATTTGGAGAGATATTAAGGGAAATTGGCGGCGCGAATGCCTTTACTCTTATGGTACCAGTGTTAGCTGCCTTTATCGCTCGAAGTATCGCTGATCGACCTGGTTTTGCTGCTGGTATGGTCGGGGGTTTGATGGCAAGTAGTGGGGACGCCGGTTTCTTAGGGGGAATTATTGCCGGTTTCTTAGCTGGATATTTAGTTGTAGCTCTGAGAAAAGCATTCGCTTTCGTTCCACAGTCGTTAGACGGCATTAAAACGATTCTATTGTTACCGCTATTTGGTATTTTCTCTACTGGTCTTATCATGTATTTCATCGTGACACCTTTGGCTGATGTGCAAGGTGGACTCGTTAACTGGCTTGAAGGATTAGGTACGGGAAATATCGTATTACTAGGCATTTTGTTAGGGGCCATGATGGCGATCGACATGGGTGGTCCAATTAATAAAGCTGCTTATACATTTGGTATTGCCATGATTGCTGCTGGTAATTTAGAACCTCATGCAGCCATAATGGCAGGTGGTATGGTGCCACCGTTAGGTATTGCATTTGCAACGACGTTCTTTAAAGATAAATTTACAAAGCAAGAAAAGGAAGCAGGGAAAACGAACTATGTTCTCGGGGCTTCGTTTATTACGGAAGGAGCGATTCCATTCGCTGCTTCTGATCCAGGACGAGTTATTCCGGCTATTGTTGCTGGTTCAGCAGTTGCTGGCGGCTTATCGATGTTATTCGGGAACGCAACAGAAGCGCCACACGGCGGGGCTTTCGTCATATTACTTGTTAACAACTGGCCGATGTATATCGTCGCTATCTTAGCAGGGGCAGCCGTGACCGCTACGTTGCTAGGAGTATTAAAGAAAAAAGTTGTCTAA
- a CDS encoding YitT family protein, which yields MARLFQGIKLRPILIIFIGTTIFGFGIIHFNLQNGLAHGGFTGITLLLYYLFKIEPSLSNLVLNIPLFLIGYKLFGRLMLMYSLIGTVSLSVSLRIFELYPVTELPLQDDMILVSIFAGVFVGTGLGMIFRAGGTTGGVDILARLANKYFGISIGKFMLCFDAIVIIISLIHLSIPHAMYTLVAVFVASRVIDLIIEGANAAKSAMIISSKTDELSQVIIERMSRGSTVLTGKGSFTADERQILYCVIHRNELVQLKNLIDDVDPYAFFSVNDVKEVSGEGFTFDKQRQPLKPTS from the coding sequence ATGGCACGGCTTTTTCAAGGCATTAAATTGCGACCAATTTTAATCATTTTCATTGGAACAACGATATTCGGATTCGGTATTATTCATTTTAATTTACAAAACGGACTTGCTCATGGAGGCTTTACTGGGATTACCCTATTACTTTACTATCTCTTTAAAATTGAACCGTCGTTATCAAATCTAGTACTAAATATTCCGCTTTTTTTAATCGGTTATAAACTATTTGGGCGCCTCATGCTAATGTATAGTCTAATCGGAACTGTCTCATTATCCGTCTCGTTAAGAATTTTTGAATTATATCCTGTTACAGAGCTACCGCTGCAAGATGATATGATTCTCGTTTCTATTTTTGCAGGCGTATTTGTCGGCACAGGTTTAGGGATGATTTTTAGAGCGGGGGGCACCACAGGAGGTGTGGATATTCTTGCCAGGTTAGCAAATAAGTACTTTGGTATTAGCATTGGTAAATTTATGCTATGTTTCGATGCCATTGTTATTATTATCTCTCTTATTCATTTATCTATTCCCCATGCTATGTACACGCTTGTGGCTGTGTTCGTTGCAAGCAGAGTGATTGATTTGATTATCGAAGGCGCAAATGCCGCTAAATCAGCCATGATCATTTCCTCGAAAACAGATGAATTGTCTCAAGTTATTATTGAGCGTATGAGCAGAGGTTCCACCGTGCTTACTGGAAAAGGCAGTTTTACAGCAGATGAACGCCAAATTCTATACTGTGTCATTCATCGAAATGAACTAGTTCAATTAAAAAATTTAATTGATGACGTGGATCCTTACGCTTTCTTTTCCGTCAATGATGTAAAAGAAGTGTCAGGTGAAGGCTTTACATTCGATAAACAGCGCCAACCGCTAAAGCCAACTTCATGA
- a CDS encoding HAD family hydrolase: MKAIFFDLDDTLLWDEKSVKKAFELTCGYAASKYDIDVEGLEQAVRESARELYSSYDTFSFTQMIGINPFEGLWGHFNDPGPQFNKMKEIVPAYRRDTWTQGLKKIGIDDPLLGEKLGERFPEERKKVPFLFDDALTVLGELQGKYKLLMLTNGSPELQNTKLTITPELTPFFDEIIISGEFGKGKPDRAIFDYALKVMDVNARDTLMVGDNLNTDILGANETGITSVWLNRFNREENHIQPDYEIEQLMELFPLLDKLE; encoded by the coding sequence ATGAAAGCCATCTTTTTCGACTTGGATGATACATTATTATGGGATGAAAAAAGTGTTAAAAAAGCCTTTGAACTGACATGTGGATATGCAGCTTCTAAGTATGACATAGATGTTGAGGGATTAGAGCAGGCAGTGAGAGAAAGTGCACGAGAATTATACAGCAGTTATGACACTTTTAGCTTCACACAAATGATTGGGATTAACCCCTTTGAAGGTCTGTGGGGCCATTTTAACGATCCCGGCCCTCAATTTAACAAAATGAAAGAGATTGTTCCAGCATACCGGCGTGACACTTGGACACAAGGTTTGAAAAAAATAGGAATAGATGATCCCTTATTAGGCGAAAAATTGGGCGAACGCTTTCCCGAAGAGAGGAAAAAGGTACCATTTCTGTTTGATGATGCGTTAACCGTTCTAGGAGAATTACAAGGAAAATATAAGCTCCTCATGCTGACGAATGGCTCTCCTGAGTTGCAAAATACGAAGCTGACTATCACACCTGAATTGACCCCTTTTTTTGATGAAATCATTATTTCAGGAGAATTTGGTAAAGGCAAACCTGACAGAGCGATCTTTGACTATGCACTGAAAGTTATGGACGTTAATGCTCGCGACACTCTCATGGTCGGAGACAATCTTAACACGGATATTCTTGGTGCTAATGAAACAGGAATCACATCCGTCTGGCTTAATCGCTTCAACAGAGAAGAGAACCATATCCAACCAGATTATGAGATTGAACAATTGATGGAACTTTTTCCACTCCTAGATAAGCTAGAATAA
- a CDS encoding methyl-accepting chemotaxis protein: protein MWKNRSIQTKFLTGFALVIILFLAGFIGSFYYLNAIDSEAQQLQKDTERLTVVQELMTNLQQQSLLVSEGASLTELQELQHRFDDKQQWLEGQLTADEQEELFSNSAAAYANFVAESEQVFSNGNVTEAALQQLAGYRDESLSGLMQLNDHFDQHVTSSTQSVSSEIGSTKFIIISTMGAALLIGTIVFITIGLIVSRSLNNVITTLTNISEGDLQVDLLDVQSDDEIGKIAKAVNKMVTQLKVLLGQVNDMSTQLAASSQQLTASANESSYASEQITSSVQEVSGGAEKQSEFAHENKNVVKEMSVNIASYTEDIQKVNHTSETSVVSAKEGEQMIQDSIDQMKNIREMTDKMSMSVTRLAQKSNEIGTILEMITGIAEQTNLLALNAAIEAARAGEHGKGFAVVADEVRKLAEQTTSASGDVQGLIETIQNEIESSAMVMTEGYMSVEDGEKMVNKAGNVFNEISLAIGAMREQLSSIADGMQLMERDTEKMLTTADQTSDLSKVSVDAMQSVAAATEEQHATLEEINASSEQLANMSENLRKAVQQFKL from the coding sequence ATGTGGAAAAACAGATCGATTCAAACGAAGTTTCTCACCGGTTTTGCATTAGTAATTATCTTATTTTTAGCTGGCTTTATAGGTAGTTTTTATTACTTAAATGCTATAGACAGTGAAGCACAGCAGTTACAAAAAGATACAGAGCGGTTAACGGTTGTACAAGAATTAATGACAAACCTTCAACAGCAATCATTGCTGGTAAGTGAAGGGGCGTCATTAACAGAACTTCAAGAATTACAACACAGATTTGACGATAAACAACAATGGCTAGAAGGACAATTGACAGCCGACGAGCAAGAAGAACTTTTTTCCAATTCAGCGGCTGCCTATGCCAACTTTGTTGCAGAAAGTGAGCAAGTTTTTTCAAATGGGAATGTGACTGAAGCAGCTCTTCAGCAACTGGCCGGTTATCGAGATGAAAGCTTGAGTGGGTTAATGCAGTTAAATGACCATTTTGATCAGCATGTTACATCTTCAACACAATCAGTTTCATCTGAAATAGGGAGTACTAAATTTATTATTATAAGTACAATGGGGGCCGCTTTGCTAATTGGCACCATAGTATTTATAACAATTGGCTTAATCGTTTCACGCTCTCTTAATAACGTGATTACGACCCTTACTAACATAAGCGAAGGTGATCTACAAGTTGATCTGTTAGATGTTCAGTCTGATGATGAGATCGGAAAAATAGCAAAAGCAGTGAACAAAATGGTCACTCAGCTGAAGGTTTTGTTAGGACAAGTGAATGATATGTCTACTCAGCTAGCTGCCTCCTCACAACAATTAACAGCAAGCGCTAATGAGTCAAGTTACGCTTCTGAACAAATTACGTCGTCTGTTCAAGAGGTGAGCGGAGGCGCAGAAAAACAATCTGAATTCGCCCATGAAAATAAAAATGTTGTAAAAGAGATGTCTGTTAATATTGCCTCATATACCGAGGATATACAGAAAGTTAATCACACTTCTGAAACGTCTGTTGTGTCTGCTAAAGAAGGTGAACAGATGATTCAAGACAGTATTGATCAAATGAAAAATATTCGCGAGATGACAGATAAGATGTCCATGTCTGTGACAAGACTTGCGCAAAAGTCAAACGAGATAGGGACTATATTAGAAATGATTACGGGAATAGCAGAACAAACCAATTTACTAGCTCTCAATGCGGCAATTGAAGCTGCGAGAGCTGGTGAACACGGTAAAGGCTTTGCTGTTGTAGCAGATGAAGTTAGAAAGTTAGCAGAACAAACGACGAGTGCCTCAGGGGATGTGCAAGGTCTCATCGAAACAATTCAAAACGAAATTGAATCGTCAGCGATGGTGATGACAGAAGGTTATATGTCAGTCGAAGACGGCGAAAAAATGGTCAATAAAGCAGGTAACGTATTTAATGAGATCTCTCTTGCTATAGGTGCGATGAGGGAACAATTAAGCTCTATTGCCGATGGTATGCAATTAATGGAGAGAGATACTGAAAAAATGCTTACAACAGCAGATCAAACATCTGACTTATCCAAAGTCTCTGTAGATGCCATGCAATCTGTAGCAGCAGCTACTGAAGAGCAACATGCCACACTTGAAGAAATTAATGCCTCTTCAGAACAATTGGCAAACATGTCAGAGAACTTAAGAAAAGCAGTACAGCAATTTAAACTATAG
- a CDS encoding metal-sensitive transcriptional regulator, translating to MEYSKDMKNRLRRLEGQIRGVLRMMEEEKDCKEIITQMSAVRTALDRATAYVVARNLESCLRNESENEEVREEIIEEAIKMLVKSR from the coding sequence GTGGAATATTCAAAAGATATGAAAAACCGTCTAAGGCGCCTTGAAGGTCAAATACGTGGTGTTTTACGCATGATGGAGGAAGAAAAGGATTGTAAAGAAATTATTACGCAGATGAGTGCAGTACGGACGGCTCTTGATCGAGCGACTGCTTATGTAGTAGCAAGAAATTTGGAATCGTGTCTGCGAAATGAATCAGAAAATGAAGAAGTACGCGAAGAAATCATTGAGGAAGCCATCAAAATGCTTGTAAAAAGCAGATAA
- a CDS encoding methyl-accepting chemotaxis protein yields MKILANVTMSIRMKVLGTFAFTVLLLIIGAVVTYYQLSGIEREMDAYADQSERAVIATNVASSIRGKYIAISDFYHTGEEDNLTRYDDFSSELTTHLTALEGRMYTEESQELFQYLQAQIIEFDERVERIPGDSGPLQNQRLQELTETRATVVDNALNLSGLMLEEAEAVEKKVYHIISSNIIIFVMMVLIVIVGGGSIFWFVTRNLSRRLNNVVKTAEQLSRGNLAIEKIEIESQDEAGKIGLAINRMIDNLSTMITEVRRTSDQVAANSEQLSASSTETTKVTEEITESIQEVASGADSQVEKAADNERTVNDISESIELIASSIQTVNQSSMASAQKAEHGTDVISSTVSQMTSIQQLTDKIAGSVNGLAVSSEKIGSIISLITDVAEQTNLLALNAAIEAARAGEHGKGFAVVADEVRKLAEQTGNATNEISSLIAHIQQDIQHSVSYTKEGREAAQTGMNYMEDAGKSFEELSEAIHGVSSQMQEVTAAIEQVEKGVNKVKSSVQETTSIAEQSAGYTQNVAASAEEQNASMEEISASANQLAKMAEELQASVSKFSL; encoded by the coding sequence GTGAAAATTCTAGCTAATGTGACAATGTCTATACGAATGAAAGTGTTAGGTACATTTGCATTTACAGTCCTCTTACTCATCATTGGGGCCGTTGTGACCTATTACCAGCTTAGTGGGATTGAACGAGAAATGGATGCGTATGCTGATCAAAGCGAGAGAGCAGTTATTGCAACTAACGTAGCTTCTTCTATAAGGGGGAAGTATATTGCTATAAGTGATTTTTACCATACTGGAGAAGAGGACAATCTTACGAGGTATGATGACTTTTCGAGCGAGTTGACGACTCATCTCACAGCGCTTGAAGGAAGAATGTATACTGAAGAATCCCAGGAGTTATTTCAGTATCTTCAAGCACAAATAATAGAATTCGACGAGAGAGTGGAACGGATTCCTGGTGACTCAGGACCTCTCCAAAATCAACGGTTACAGGAATTGACTGAAACGAGAGCTACAGTCGTTGATAATGCTTTAAACCTTTCGGGACTGATGCTTGAAGAGGCGGAAGCGGTAGAAAAGAAGGTTTATCACATTATTTCATCGAATATAATTATTTTTGTTATGATGGTTTTAATTGTCATTGTTGGAGGAGGTAGTATCTTCTGGTTTGTGACACGAAACCTCTCTAGAAGATTAAACAATGTTGTTAAGACAGCTGAACAACTAAGTAGAGGCAATTTAGCTATTGAAAAAATTGAGATCGAATCACAGGACGAAGCAGGGAAAATTGGACTGGCTATTAATCGAATGATCGATAATCTCTCGACGATGATTACGGAAGTACGCCGGACATCAGATCAAGTAGCGGCTAATTCAGAGCAATTATCGGCCAGTTCCACAGAGACAACGAAAGTAACGGAAGAGATTACAGAATCAATTCAGGAAGTGGCCTCAGGAGCTGACTCACAAGTGGAGAAAGCAGCCGACAATGAACGGACTGTGAATGACATATCAGAAAGCATTGAATTAATCGCGTCTAGCATACAGACTGTTAATCAGTCATCAATGGCATCTGCTCAAAAAGCAGAACACGGAACTGACGTTATTTCTTCCACGGTGTCTCAAATGACATCTATACAACAGCTGACAGATAAAATTGCCGGCTCAGTCAATGGATTGGCTGTCAGCTCTGAAAAAATTGGCTCAATCATTTCTCTTATTACAGATGTTGCAGAACAAACCAATTTATTAGCCTTAAATGCAGCTATCGAAGCTGCCAGGGCTGGAGAGCATGGGAAAGGGTTTGCAGTCGTGGCAGACGAAGTTAGAAAATTAGCTGAACAAACCGGGAACGCAACGAATGAAATTAGTAGCTTAATTGCTCATATACAGCAGGATATTCAGCACTCGGTTTCCTATACGAAAGAGGGACGTGAAGCAGCCCAAACCGGCATGAATTATATGGAGGATGCAGGTAAATCGTTTGAAGAACTGTCAGAAGCGATACATGGTGTGTCATCTCAAATGCAAGAAGTGACAGCAGCTATTGAACAGGTGGAAAAGGGTGTTAATAAGGTTAAATCCTCTGTCCAAGAAACAACGTCAATTGCAGAGCAGTCCGCTGGCTATACACAAAATGTGGCAGCTTCCGCTGAAGAACAGAATGCTTCTATGGAAGAAATTAGTGCGTCCGCTAATCAATTAGCGAAAATGGCCGAGGAATTACAGGCCTCTGTCAGTAAATTTAGCTTGTAA
- the pfkB gene encoding 1-phosphofructokinase → MMIYTVTINPSIDYLVNVDNFQLGETNRAETQSMVPGGKGINVSKVLKNFGMTSVALGFTAGFTGQYLKQELVKEGVNCQFIDTPGHTRINVKLKTDAATETEINGIAPNIKQEHINQLFQQLDKLQKDDLLVLSGSLPTVLEADLYKRLIAHAKKKQAHVLADTSGEPLRHVLKASPFLIKPNEKELQYLYEGKITDLDSAIVFAEKAVEDGAEHVLVSMADKGAALVSPSQVYTATVPKGTVKNSVGAGDSMVAGFIYAYSQSHDLQEAFRFSVAAGSATAFSDGMCTEEKVKSLLSHITIKTRQKG, encoded by the coding sequence ATGATGATTTATACAGTAACGATTAATCCGTCTATCGACTATTTAGTAAACGTAGACAATTTTCAATTAGGCGAAACAAACCGTGCAGAAACTCAGAGCATGGTGCCAGGTGGAAAAGGAATTAATGTTTCAAAAGTCTTAAAAAATTTCGGTATGACGTCTGTGGCTCTCGGCTTTACAGCTGGCTTCACCGGTCAGTATCTTAAGCAGGAGCTTGTAAAAGAAGGCGTTAACTGTCAATTTATCGATACACCGGGGCATACCCGTATTAATGTAAAGCTTAAAACAGATGCAGCGACAGAAACAGAAATTAATGGGATTGCTCCAAACATTAAACAAGAGCATATTAATCAGTTATTTCAACAGCTTGATAAATTGCAAAAAGACGATCTACTTGTCTTATCTGGAAGTCTACCAACTGTATTAGAAGCAGACCTTTATAAGCGATTAATTGCTCACGCTAAAAAGAAACAAGCTCACGTGCTCGCTGACACAAGTGGTGAACCACTGAGACATGTTTTGAAAGCGTCGCCGTTTCTCATTAAACCAAATGAAAAAGAATTGCAGTATTTATATGAAGGGAAGATAACTGACCTTGATTCAGCTATTGTCTTTGCTGAAAAAGCAGTTGAAGATGGTGCCGAGCATGTGTTAGTGTCCATGGCTGATAAAGGTGCCGCATTAGTTTCACCATCTCAGGTATATACCGCTACTGTCCCTAAAGGTACTGTCAAAAACTCTGTTGGAGCAGGGGATTCAATGGTAGCCGGTTTTATATATGCTTACTCTCAGTCCCACGATTTACAGGAAGCTTTTCGCTTTAGTGTGGCGGCTGGAAGTGCCACGGCTTTCTCCGATGGCATGTGTACAGAAGAGAAAGTCAAGTCATTATTATCTCATATTACAATTAAAACAAGACAGAAAGGGTGA